The sequence below is a genomic window from Lycium ferocissimum isolate CSIRO_LF1 chromosome 9, AGI_CSIRO_Lferr_CH_V1, whole genome shotgun sequence.
aaatttgaaaatgaataTTCTACCTTAACGAGCATTAGAATCCTGATGaaattttaatgaatttgaaagaaattatATGGAATATTGAATTGAGTCCAAACTAGAATTTGttctctttttcaaaaaagaaaagaaaatgaatctcTAAGGTGAAAGAAAACCGATATTGTTGATGTACACTTAACTAAGTAGAGAATTTTTTTACTACGGTTGAGACACAACCAACAAAAGTAAAATGTACGCTACACTAAAATACTCACTTTGTTTATTTGAAATTCAAATACGTTCTGCTTAATATTCAcgactaaaatcaaaataaagcaATAACTCTAAGGCCTCGTTTGATACGCGGGATAAGGTGAAATATTTCAGGATTacatttgaaattaaatttatactatatttgattgatgatataaatattaTCCTCCTGCATATCCACCTTATTCCATCATATTTGAGATTGTTTTATTCCACCTCACAGTTGGAATACATTAGCACaagaacggaaaagggtcaaaatacaactttgaaaaatagttcattcatacccttcgttatctTTAGGGCCTAGGCTTATCAATTATACCTTGATGGGGTCTGTCAATACATCTAGCACATCTAgaaaattataataattttttactcactaataaaaataaaaaaaatataaaaataattcactatttttctttgaaaaaaaaaattcattttagtgagtaaaaaattatttgagtgtaaataattttgaagaataGGATAATCAAGAATTATATAATCTAATAAGACTATAATAGTCCGCAAAACTATAGGATACAACTGTAACTTTTTCCATAAGTTCAATAAAGACTGCGTATTTTTTCTCCACCAAGCACGTATTCCTTCAGTGTTCTCAACATTCCAGTGCCTGCCAATACTCGCGGGAGAAAACATGGCCGTTAGATtcaaacattccaaacaatcccttTCCCTTTCTTCAGAATGTGTTAACAAGTTCATCAATACCCAAATAAACCTTTCAAAACCCACTCCAAAACTCTGGTCTGATCATAATAACACTGAATCTTTATACAACAATGGTGTACATATATTGAATTTGAGCCACCCCATTTTACGCATATTAGATTCTTGCACCCCAAATTTAAGACAATTTAATCAAATACATGCACAACTAGTTGTTTTAGGCATTTTTCAACACCCTTTAACTGCAGGTCGAGTTATAAAGAAACTTTGCTCTTTAGAACCTACTTTTGCTCATGCTTTAAAGATTTTTGAGAATCTTGAAAACTCAGATGCTTTTATTTGTAATTTAATTATGAAAAGATTTGTGAATTTTGATGAACCAGAAAAAGCTTTATTGTTTTACTTTGATAAAATGGTTAAAAATGGGATCTTTACGAATCATTACACGTTTCCTATATTGGTTAAGGCTTGTGCTGATTTAGGTATGGTAAATGAAGGGAAAAAGATTCATTCCcatgttgtgaaatgtgggTTTGAGTTGGATTTGTATACCAGGAATGTTTTGATTCATATGTATTCGGTTTGTTGTCAGATTGATGATGCAAGGAAGGTGTTTGATTTAAGTTCTGACTCAGATTTAGTGACTTGGAATACTATGATTGATGGGTATGTGAAAAATGGGGAAGTGGAGCTTGCGCGTTGTGTTTTTGATGTAATGCCTGAAAGGGATGTTTTTAGTTGGAATTCCATGTTATCTGGATATGTAGGGATTGGAGATATGGAGGAAGCAAATTTACTGTTTATGGATATGCCTTCGAGGGATATTGTTTCTTGGAATTGTTTGCTTGATGGATATGCTAAGATTGGAAATGTAGTAGCTGCCCGTGCTCTTTTTGAGCAGATGGATTATCGGAATGTAGTTTCTTGGAATATTTTAATGGCACTTTATGTGCGTTTGAAGGACTATACGGGATGTTTGGGATTGTTTGATATAATGATGCAAGGAAGAGATATTCAGCCAAATGAGGCTATCCTTATGAGTGTTTTGACTGCTTGTGCACATTTAGGGAAACTTGATCGAGGAAAGTGGATACATTCTTATATAAGATATAGCGGGAGGATTAAGCCTGACATGTTGCTTTCGACTTCCCTATTGACAATGTATGCTAAGTGTGGTGAGATGGATTTGGCGAAGGAGGTATTTGCTGGGATGCcagagaaaagtgttgtctcGTGGAACTCTATGATCATGGCTTATGGGACCCACGGGCACGGCGAGGCAGCACTTGAAACATTCTTGGAGATGGAAAAAAGTGGAGTGACACCTAATGATGCTACGTTCATTTGTGTTCTAAGTGCATGTACTCATTCAGGGATGGTATTAGAGGGATGGTGGTATTTTAATGTGATGACTAGAGTTTATAGAATAGAGCCTAGAGTTGAGCACTACGGCTGCATGATTGATCTTCTTGGGCGAGCTGGTTTGATGAGAGATTCTGAAGACCTCATCAAGAATATGCCTATGGACTCCGGGCCTGCATTATGGGGAGCTCTGCTTTCAGCTTGCAAGACCCACTCAAATCTGGAACTTGGTGAGATTGTCGCCAGGAGATTGATTGAGAGAGATCCAGAGGATATTGGATCCTATGTGCTTCTATCCAACATATATGCTGCACAAGAGAGATGGGATGACGTGGAGAAGGTAAGAAAAATGATGGTTGTAAATGGAATTAGAAAGGAATCAGGATCTAGCCTAGTCCAATTTTCAAACTCGGACATGTGGTGTTTTCCAGAAAATGTTTCAGTACACAAGAGAATTATGATGCATTCCATGTTGAGTGAGATGGGAGCCCACATCAAATGCCAGAGTGAAAGGTGATGGAATGAAGGAACTTGAATACAATGGAAGGCCTTGGAGAAGCAACAACAGAGACATGGATGTCAAAAGAGATATAACGAATCAAGGACATCAAAATTGCAGAACAAAACTCATATTTCTGGTACAGCAGAAAGTTCGGCATGGTACAGCAAGTACATTATGCTTGTTTGACTGTATACAAGTGACCTGCAACTTTTGTGGTGGGACGAAGGCTGACAATTGGAAAAGAGAAAGTGAACATCATTGACCtggaattcatgaaagtttAGAATTTGAATTGGATGAAagattagaattttgaattggCTGAGATATCCTCTGCTTGAAGAAAAAATAACTAGTGGATAACTTAAGATCATCACATATTGCAGTGAAATCCCAAAGTTGGCAGGAAAGACATCTGAATAAGCTGAGTACTCTAAAGTTTCCTACTTCGGTTtcttttatacataatatatctgAAGATTCTTCAGGCTAAGATAGCTGATTGATTCTAATAGCTGTCTTCTATTGTATCTGTAACGATCACAGTTTTCCCGCCTTTTTCTGTAACAGCGACAGCTACTATAGTATGTTTGCAGTTAACTTCTTTGCCTGTTCTTGGTTACTTGTGTTATTATTAAGAGCTAAGAGGTTCTCATGACTTGAGTCTTGTGACTAGGATCAGTGTTCCATTTGTAGAGGTTAATTTGGGTGGCTGTGTTTGACTGTTTTCCAATAAATGATAGCATTTGCTTTGAATCTATGTGCAGAAATTTGTAGTCTAATGTAATGCAAGAAATGTTTTAAGTTTGAACGATCAGATGTGTGATCTAATTGAAGAGCTTTTAGTTTACACATGAAACAATATACTATAATAGTTTGAATAAACATATTTTGAATAGAAGACTACTCCCAATGTTCCGTTTTATGTGagactctttcctttttagtttgttccaaaaaaaatgacACCTTTCTGTATTTAGAAACagttcaacttccaattttttgCTTACAAACATTGTTTTATAGCCACAGTAATGCTGTGGCACTTTTAAGACCACAAGTTCcaatattcttcttttttgtcttAAACTCTGTTGCCAGTAAACAtcttcacataaaatgaaacagaGGGGCTAATTCCGTGTGATGCAGAATTTAGTACTTTAAGCAATGTCTGTGTACTGATTGAATATGGAATGGCGGATGCTGTTCATGAAAATGATGGGCTCAAGGTGTTTTACTTAAGGTGAGGTTGACCCATGCACAACTTAAATAATAGATGTGGGCAATTTCTGTGTTTCTTAATTTCCAGTCATGAATCAATATTAAAAATTGCTACAAAACATAAACTTTATTTGTTGAAATTACATAATTGAGTCTGGATCCTTTTATTGGTTATATTTACTAGCAGTTAAGAATGATAGCTAGCACAGAGTAACACCACGGAAGAGCCTATAAACTTATATATTAACGAAGTTAATCAAATAGCAACAGTCCTTTGTGTTTATGCATCTACTTGTATTCCTGAGTCGTATGTGTCACCAGCTTTCCAGTTTTCAGGTATATTATTGACAGGAACAGCCCATGTCTCATCTCCATCATCAGCACTCAATAGCATTCTGATCTGTAAAGGTCCCCTCGGAGGCGAAGTAGTAGTCCACACTGCTCCATGTGTCCTGTCCAATAGCTTGCATGCAAAATTCTCTGTCTGCATATTCGAAgaaaataatattcaaaacgttgaaatataagaaaatttggATGAAGCAGTCCTATTGTTATTTCTTCGTTGACTCTATGTACTTCTTTATAGGTAATTTCATTATTACTTGTTTTACTTTATGCCTTTATTAGAAACTTTTGCTGTGTGGATTCTGAAAGATGCAAGCTAGCAGATATACCTCACATAGTTGCACAGCTGTAATATCACTTTTGCCTTGTTGATACCATATCACAAAAGCCAAGTAATGAGGATTGTTGCTGCTCTCTTCAATCTTGATTGTAATATTTTTGTCCGGGTAGGTACATGAGACCCTGTTAACAGAAGAGAAATTTCTTATGGGCACCTTATGTGGTTCTCGACGAACTTATATCCAATGATCCATATTGCTTATATACTTATAAATATTTACTGGTTTAGCTATAAACCAACTATACCTTCTGTACTCGATATCCACCACACCAAGTGCCAATATAGAACCAGCAGCATCTGTCGTTTGAGCCATGCGAGCAAAAGCTCGCTGACTTAGAATAAAGTCTGTGCGATCGCCTGAACCATGGTCTGTTATAACTATAGTCACTCCTTTATCAGAACAGTAGTTACTATCGGTGCACCTCACCTAGCAAAACAAAGTATAGTCCGGAATGACATCTTATACATGGAAATCTTGGCTTGTCATTATTGACTACATAATTTTTATTCCGTTTTTCATCATTACCTGGTAGCATGCACCACATCCTAGACCATTTCGATAGAGTTCTGATGCTGCTGACACATCTCCGCCATTGATTGTTGCTCCAAAAGTACCAAATCCACAACTCCCATCTGCAAGCGATCAAACAGAAAAAGGTTATTCTATGAGAAGACTtatattttctccattttagGTACAAGTTATTGGTCTAACTATGCACGTTAATAATCTCACTTTCTGTTCCTTTTTCTTCTGAATTTGGATAGTGAGCTGCACGAGAACGAGTGAAACAACCCGGGCATGTCTGAGAGTTTCCCAGAGTTTGCATGAAGATAAAAGATGCTACAAAGACTGAGAGAACTTGGAGAGGAGCCATTTGAATTAAAGATTACAAGAAAGGGCAATTAAGCAAAGGAAACAAGTTGGTGTTGCATGGAAATGAAATGGCGTTCGAGTATTTATAGAGAACTGAAAGCAGCAAATAAACCTCCACGTGGGTAAAGCTTAACTATGACTTTTGGCATTTtgttcaacttcaatttgaatgcATGGAATTCTGCCTTTACTTTCCTAAGCAACTTTATTGGACCTTACATCACTTGTTTTAGATAATATTGGGAGACACTTTCTCACTTTATTGGGAGAATATTTTGTGCTTCTTTAATGTCTCATAGCTCAATGTGTTCCTTGCCAACCTTGTGCTGCTCATGTTAGAAACTGTGTTACTATTCTCTCCACCCTAAATCATGTGActgggcacgaagtttaagaacgaaagaaagacttttgaaacttgtggtctaaaacgaAGCCATAAATacttgtggttataaatcatctaattaagggtaaaatgagaagtttaatagttactatatatagaaatgtgtcatttctttttgggactgactatataaaggaaaaagtatcacataaattatgACAGAGGAGTATAAGAGATCTCACATCATGTCACCTCTTTTTCGATAAGAATAACTTTGTCACCTTTTTCTCGATAAGAATAACCTTGAAACTGTTATCTCAGTGGTCTGAACCAACTTGCGTGATATTGACTCCTCCCTCTGCCTTTTCCACTGCTCCCTGAACTTACTCACACTCGGTGTTTATATGAAACTACATTAATTTACCGTAGTTTAGTGATTAAATCGAGGtgagaatatgtatttatacatTATGGTTAAGTTATTATAACAGTATAGTTATTATAACAGTATATGTAAAGATACATGCCATGTGTTGATGAAAACACCGGGTGCAAGTAAGTATTTTTCCGTTTGATAAAGATGTATGAAGATATGAAAGACAGATATTTCTTTGACTTTGCAGGACAAATTTGTTTAGGAATTTGCTTGTTGTACATATAAATTTGGGAAAAGTTAGGTGCTTTTGCACTATAGAGTCTAAGGTCCTACTAACGGTTtgctaaaattttcaaaatgtgtttAAAGGTCACGAGGATATCCTTGATTTCTTGGATTTGGAAAGTGCAAGGAATAGGAAAAAGAAGGAATCTGAAGACCATGCTAGTTGCCAAATTCGGGAAAAGGACAATCCGATTGCTAGTTGCCAAACTTGGCAAAAGGAAACATCATTTACTGTTAAATGAGAAGTCTAATTGGCAATTTCAAAGATTATAATCATTTGGATAATGAGATCACCCCTCTATCCTTCTTGACTTaatatctctctactcttcTCCACCTAATATCATGTTTTCGTTTGCGGCAAATTTAAACTCATAATATGCGCCTAACCTACACAACAGACGATGAGCTATCACCACTAAACCAAAGCTTAGGGCTAAATAAGTAGCTTACTAATTGGTGGTCATAATCTCAGGAATTCAATTATGAAAATTTGTAGGAGCCAGGGAGCAAGTACGTTGTAACACATCATCCATGACATGGAATCCACTGAAGGATTTGGAACCTACCATGTCTTCTATTTATGAATCTCTTTTTCAGAACAATTGTGTTGGACCTTGGCAAGTCCCTTTCAACATTCTGCTTTGGATTTTCCTTGgggtataaaattataaatcacCCACTTGAAGGGTCTCAACTGTACCACTATAAATTTGTAATTGGTTGTCTTGTTCACTTGGATTTGACCACTTGATGCATGAACTTGTGACAATTGGTTGTAGCTTCAAGAACTAGACCTTAGCCCTTATGTATATACAAGTAATTGGTTGTCTTGTTCACTTGGATTTGACCACTTGATGCATGAACTTGTGACAATTGGTTGTAGCTTCAAGAACTAGACCTTAGCCCTTATGTATATACAAGAAATATTGCTACACTTCAAAAGGCAAATTCTATTCGACCGGGCGGACAAATCTATCTTTCAATCGTAAATATATATTCGGGGGTTTCGAATCAAGGAGGACCTTCATTATGAAAGTCTCATCCGTCTTTCAACCTTTTGATATCGAGATTACTTCAatcttttcaaatatatattcttaGTTTCGAGAAAATGTTTTATCCCTCTTAGCATTTGCTTGCGGGGACAAGGAAGGGAAAACGCTCCccatattatttttcaattgtatGCATTCAAGGCATGTATTTGGATTTAATCATCCGTCTGAATCTGAATTAATTGAGTCAATGGACTTTTGATATCGAATGATTaagccaaaataaaaaatataaaaaaaaaatagagtttcTGGAAAGTGTAACTAACTTTTGaatgattgagatttgagaatgGGAAAAACCAAAATTGCTTAATATTTCATGGGAAAAAATGGCATAGTTATCAAGGTAAACATATGCTAATTGGAGGCTAGGGAAGGGAAACTAAGGAGAAATGGGAAACATTTCACCATGCCCACtttccttctctcttttttataGATAGAAAACAAAATAATGTAAATTGTGGTTCTAGTACTAGTCATGTAAAGTTTCATTACAAAAGAATTGATGATTCGACTCTTGAATTCATATTACATAGTACAGCGAAGCCAGTATGTAAGCCCAAGTTCACGCAAGAAGGCCCGCTGGATCTATCCAAATTCAAAGCCCATCAAAGACTCTTTTACATGAAAGAATCTGAATCTATCCAAATGATATTAAGCAAAATCCTATTCCGGAAAGAATGACAAAGCTGAAGTGAAGAAAAAAGCCAAGTTATTGCAAAACTGCATAAGTTCATTCTATAAGGTAGGGCTTTAGTGTTTCACTAGAAGCTCAGCCTAGAGTTCCGCACTTAGCGCGGTtatgaagaaaacaaaaattagaAATGTTAGAGAGGACAATAGCTTTGATTTACTATGTTTTATACCTTTCTACAATCAAACATCAATGAATGTGATATACTATTCATGAACTAACATCaagattaaaaatatatataataaaaaaaaaatcaacaactGATAAATATAAGTGTCAGAGTAGGAACAACTACAACGTCACATTTCTATCTTAGTGGAGATTCTTAACTTCTATGTACCACTTGCATCTTTCTCtattagaaaaaaaacaacaacaacaacaacaacaattgaaCAAAGAGAAAAggcaaataaaaattagaaatttaaaaattatactcTTTACATGAAAGTTGTTAGACATTGCATTTtgaaactttgaattttaacaaagaatttttaataattatttcaaTAATAACATAACTGATTTGTTCTATAGACGAAGAGGCAAGCATAAATTTCATGCTTGTTTGAATGATATCAATGAATTTTCTTGATACCATACTACGAATATCTAGGATTTCAAtaaaaagaggtcattcatttgattaaaaaaaaaaaaaaagaaatatcaaaATTTCTTGTAGCTAATTTTATGTTTTACTAATTTCTATTAAAGTATAAACaataatagaaaaacaaaaTCATGGGGTCATGCACGAATGGATGCAGTTTGAATCTTCTacaaatttttttctctcttatttCTTCCTTCCCTTTTCTCGCTTctcttcgtttttttttttccccacctTTCTTCTCACTTGTTACctttctgaagaaaaaaaaaattgcaaattgCAGCCGTGCTTTATAACTTACAGGATCTCATCCATCATCCAAATTAACCAAACAAATTCCTTAAtttactccattttttttttttaaatcgagTCTGTTATGAATTCAACACATCATTCTCTCCTATAAATTTAGCACAACAAATGAATACTTGAATAACTATCTGTATctattttgtttaaaataaCTATCTAtacattatataaaatttatctaTGGAGGAGTGATGATGTGCCACTTTTATCTTGGCCAGCATTCTTAAACATTTGAGAATTTTAATGTAGAATTAACTTTAAACGTATAGAAAATAGCTTTAATTTTAATTGggtaaaaatcattttagtcctctaactttactttaaaaatcaaagacTCCCCCAACATTGAACAATCGACATTTTCATCCCTTTATCTCAACTTCCGGCCATTGACGGtaactttatattatttgaCCGATCATCAAAGAGGTAAAACGGAATTTCActtatattattaattaattagtgaTTATCATaactaataatatatattttctgcaGTTTCCTCCGTTAATTAATTCTAGCGCTTTTTgccttcttcaatttttctccacATCCGAAGTAGTTCTTCATATTTCCAGAGAACCTTTCAAACCCTGGTAAACaattgttcatgaatttaggcATCCAAATAACGCTGAACTTCATTTTCACTATCCGGAGAACTAAGTCACGGTAAGAAATACTTTACATATTTTTTACTTTCACTACAATTATGTGTTACTTCTCATGGACACATGATGTACTTTTTCCACTTATATATTGAAAAGGTTTGAAACTGTTTATCATCTTCATCGAATCACCTTTGTcagccaaagaaaaaaattgttcctTATAATCCAAATAACATTATTGTTTTATCATCCAAATCTCGTCGTCGATGAGGCTTCATAAAAATATAGAGGCTTTGGAAATGGAATCGCACCAAGATTTATCTATTTGGGAATTAGCACTAAGATCACATGGTTACAAGGGTTTGAACGGtggaaatatgaagaaatgctTAGGTTgtgaagaaaaattgaagacgGCAGAAAGCATTAGAATTAATTAATGGAGGAAACTGTGAaacgtttatatatattattaattagggtcatcactaattaattaaaaatataagtgagattcctttttacccttgatGGTCGGtcaaataatataaagttaCCGGTCAGTGGCCTAAAATTGAGATAAGGGGATGAAAATGTCGATTGTTCAATGTTGAGGGAGgtcctttatttttaaagtaaagttggaggactaaaatgatttttaccCATTTTAATTAGCTACTTGTTAAAAATTATCTATAACTCCTTTTTTCTCATAATTGTCAAAATTTCCAGAAGAAAATTCATAAAGTGACTGCAAATTCAATTTCCACATATGTTAGAAGGAAAAAATATCACTCAAATCACCGTCATGACAAAGAAACACCCAAAACTTAGTATCATCTATTCAAATTCCTATGCAGGAGGGAAAAATGATAATATTAAATGGTTATCACTCAAAAAGCACcatctaataaaaaaaaaaatagataagaAACTACACCTCAACAACTAAAGAATATCTTTCAACTTCCTCCTTTTGCATATTCAAATTAAGAATTATGTTAGagaaaaatagtaattaaatgGGTATCACTCGaaactcatcatcataatcCTAAAGAAGTCATCCATTGAACATTTCAACTAATATATATGCTTTTTTATACATGTAAATTCATGTAATGTTTTACCTACGTGATTAATATAAACTATCTTGgatgttcaaaaaaaaaaaaaaaaattcagtattCGCAACAtgccaggaaaaaaaaaaacatcaaataggtATCAATCAAATTCTCCATCATCAAATCCACCCTACCcacccgaaaaaaaaaaaaagaaaaaaagaagaagaagataatagAGGACAAAGAAAATTACCTATAAAGTTAGTCTCTCgttatatattattattccctctgtcccaatttatgtgatataatttcttttttagtttgtccaaaaaagaatgatacattttcatatttggtaacaatttaactttaaactttaccttttacaCTTAACAAGAtgatctataaccacacaaatatcttttgcttattttagactacaaatttcaagtcttttttatcttttaaactTCGTAtccagtcaaactatatcacaaaattaggacggagggagtactaatttttttttttttttttgtatcagCATAGCGTGCATGCACTGTTGTACGTAAAAAGGGAATGAAgaacacatatatgcaaataaaatATGGAAAGATCATTGCTCTCAAAATTTAATGCGGAATGTAAATGCAAGAGTAATTGTTATGTTTGGAAACGTTACCAAACAATCCCCAAGTCTTACTATACGGGGATAATGGAGAGAGGAAAGATGAAGAAACATAGACACTGAATGTGCACTAATTATTCATTTTAATTAGAGAATTAGCATTAAGGTCCTATTACTACTGCTAACATTACGGTCATGCTATTACTGCTACATGGGCTAATTCTTTATTTAATGTTTCGTGGGCTGATTTCTACTcctatttattttactttttttttgcgcggattggccttcatttggggtggtctttaatttttgtcctttaaattgatggtctttaagttttgtccttctCCTAATACTCCGAGGTTGTAGGTTCGAACTCCAGctcattatataaaaaataaaaaaatcacaaggcagagttttgcaaatctgtctatgcaaattctgcctgaaTTTGagccttaaggcaaaatttgCATGACCAAAGGCAAAATTTGCACAGGCAGAAATTCTGCTTATGCCCGTGTAAATTCTGCatgaagggtaaaatttaaagaccatcattttgagggataaaaattaaagaccacccccagcgaaggacaatcctgcaaattgccctttgTTTTATGAGCCTTTTATTAATCTATTTTGTTAGTATATTATATGCACATAAATGGGAAAAGATGCCAAAAAAAggagataaaaaataaatagcaATGGAgtccatagagaggtgccacaaaagataaatagcaatggaggtcatagagaggtgccatAGCCTAGCtttatactatatatagatTAATGAAATTTAGATTATCGATTTTTGTACATAGAACTCTTGAAATTCTTTTCGGATAAAGGGAAGTATTGAAAATATTCACAACAATCCTTTCTCTAGTTTCCCAACAGATTATTGGACCCCTAGAAACAAAATATTTCAACAATTAAAATGGGGATTTGTAGAAATAGGATTACTTGAGGCTATTGTTTAAATTTAACTAAGGAAATTTTGCAAAAACTCAATAGAGCCAGAGCTACACACTCAAATAAGACAATTGATAACTGATTTTGGGCTTCATGGTAAAGCCCAATGCGGGAGAAATGGGGAAAGTGCACAAATATTCTATTTTGGTAGCGCCATTGGAGTAATACTCGccttatgtatttttttaatattttttgcaCAAGTATCCACTTCGCGTCTGAAAGTGTAGCCTTATGAAGGCCAAACATTAGACGTTTTCTCCTGATGTTTGGTATGGCTTCCCAAGGCAAAGTTCGGACATTTTCTATTGAGGTGCGTGTaaaaattgtttcaaatttcaGTCATGTATGTCTAAATTTTCATGTATGCCCGACCTTCAGTCTTACATGACTGAAGTACATGTGAAAATAGGTTAAAATTTCAGTCATTTATGTCTGAAtcttttttgtcaaaaataatttttttcatgtacGAGCACCTCAGTCGTAAATGACTGAAATACATGTAAAAAGGGGCTGAAATTTCAACAATCCAATACGTTTCAACACCCAAATCTACTCTAAATAAACTCAAATTTAAAACACAAGTTCTACATATCATAAAGaacaaacc
It includes:
- the LOC132030244 gene encoding pentatricopeptide repeat-containing protein At3g29230-like, which translates into the protein MAVRFKHSKQSLSLSSECVNKFINTQINLSKPTPKLWSDHNNTESLYNNGVHILNLSHPILRILDSCTPNLRQFNQIHAQLVVLGIFQHPLTAGRVIKKLCSLEPTFAHALKIFENLENSDAFICNLIMKRFVNFDEPEKALLFYFDKMVKNGIFTNHYTFPILVKACADLGMVNEGKKIHSHVVKCGFELDLYTRNVLIHMYSVCCQIDDARKVFDLSSDSDLVTWNTMIDGYVKNGEVELARCVFDVMPERDVFSWNSMLSGYVGIGDMEEANLLFMDMPSRDIVSWNCLLDGYAKIGNVVAARALFEQMDYRNVVSWNILMALYVRLKDYTGCLGLFDIMMQGRDIQPNEAILMSVLTACAHLGKLDRGKWIHSYIRYSGRIKPDMLLSTSLLTMYAKCGEMDLAKEVFAGMPEKSVVSWNSMIMAYGTHGHGEAALETFLEMEKSGVTPNDATFICVLSACTHSGMVLEGWWYFNVMTRVYRIEPRVEHYGCMIDLLGRAGLMRDSEDLIKNMPMDSGPALWGALLSACKTHSNLELGEIVARRLIERDPEDIGSYVLLSNIYAAQERWDDVEKVRKMMVVNGIRKESGSSLVQFSNSDMWCFPENVSVHKRIMMHSMLSEMGAHIKCQSER
- the LOC132030245 gene encoding expansin-like B1, whose translation is MAPLQVLSVFVASFIFMQTLGNSQTCPGCFTRSRAAHYPNSEEKGTENGSCGFGTFGATINGGDVSAASELYRNGLGCGACYQVRCTDSNYCSDKGVTIVITDHGSGDRTDFILSQRAFARMAQTTDAAGSILALGVVDIEYRRVSCTYPDKNITIKIEESSNNPHYLAFVIWYQQGKSDITAVQLCETENFACKLLDRTHGAVWTTTSPPRGPLQIRMLLSADDGDETWAVPVNNIPENWKAGDTYDSGIQVDA